From one Lotus japonicus ecotype B-129 chromosome 3, LjGifu_v1.2 genomic stretch:
- the LOC130745449 gene encoding E3 ubiquitin-protein ligase DIS1-like has protein sequence MASSNPLFDDIRSKADVDPPQNEELTGVIELVNDTAQATLKPNGTVSSSVRELLECPVCLNAMYPPIHQCSNGHTICSGCKPRVHNRCPTCRHELGNIRCLALEKVAASLELPCKYQGFGCIGIYPYYSKLKHESLCTYRPYNCPYAGSECSVMGDIPYLVTHLKDDHKVDMHNGSTFNHRYVKSNPQEVENATWMLTVFSCFGQYFCLHFEAFQLGMAPVYIAFLRFMGDDSEAKNYSYSLEVGGNGRKMIWQGVPRSIRDSHRKIRDSFDGLIIQRNMALFFSGGDRKELKLRVTGRIWKEQ, from the exons ATGGCTTCAAGCAATCCACTCTTTGATGATATACGGAGCAAAGCTGACGTTGATCCTCCTCAAAATGAGGAGTTGACAGGTGTTATTGAATTAGTGAATGATACTGCACAGGCTACTCTTAAACCTAATGGGACCGTTTCAAGCAGTGTTCGCGAGCTTTTAGAGTGCCCTGTATGCCTGAATGCCATGTACCCTCCAATCCATCAG TGTTCAAATGGTCATACTATATGCTCAGGTTGCAAACCCAGGGTCCATAACCGGTGCCCTACTTGTAGACATGAGCTTGGTAACATCAGATGTCTGGCACTGGAAAAAGTGGCTGCCTCTTTGGAACTTCCCTGTAAATATCAAGGTTTTGGGTGCATCGGTATATATCCATATTACAGCAAGCTAAAGCATGAATCTCTATGCACATATAGACCATATAACTGTCCATATGCTGGCTCAGAGTGCTCTGTTATGGGTGATATACCCTACCTGGTGACCCATCTGAAGGACGATCACAAGGTGGACATGCACAATGGCAGTACTTTTAACCATCGTTACGTCAAATCAAATCCACAAGAAGTTGAAAATGCCACATGGATGTTGACG GTATTCAGCTGCTTTGGCCAGTATTTTTGTCTACATTTTGAAGCTTTTCAGCTAGGAATGGCTCCTGTCTACATAGCCTTTTTGCGGTTTAtgggtgatgatagtgaggcaAAAAATTACAGCTATAGTCTAGAGGTAGGTGGAAATGGAAGGAAGATGATTTGGCAGGGGGTGCCTAGGAGCATTAGAGACAGCCACCGCAAGATTCGCGACAGTTTTGATGGTCTCATCATTCAGAGGAACATGGCTCTCTTCTTTTCAGGGGGTGACCGGAAGGAATTGAAGCTCAGGGTTACTGGTAGGATTTGGAAAGAACAGTGA